From the genome of Streptomyces sp. NBC_01260, one region includes:
- a CDS encoding DUF6262 family protein has protein sequence MNTATTPKPRTAAALAARRRKTQAALERIHQAIARIRREKAQISVAAVARRADVSRTFLYDNVEARAAVAAAMTQAGEHPARTLAEQNDEREATWRERALNAEDALKAAHTEILTQRTRIGELLGHIRDLEVEWTEETIQRITAENTNLKKRVRQLTTDNRTLDERLKAARSNLRFQDRRVADLEACIADLGPPTVIDSRTPPG, from the coding sequence ATGAACACCGCCACCACTCCCAAGCCCCGCACCGCGGCGGCCCTGGCCGCCCGACGCCGCAAGACCCAAGCCGCCCTTGAGCGCATCCACCAGGCGATCGCCCGGATCCGACGCGAGAAAGCCCAGATCAGCGTCGCCGCTGTCGCCCGCCGAGCCGACGTCTCACGCACCTTTCTCTACGACAACGTCGAGGCCAGAGCCGCAGTCGCCGCGGCGATGACGCAGGCAGGCGAACACCCAGCCCGCACGCTCGCTGAACAAAACGACGAACGCGAGGCGACCTGGCGCGAGCGCGCCCTGAATGCCGAGGACGCCCTCAAAGCCGCTCACACCGAGATACTCACCCAACGCACCCGCATCGGCGAACTACTGGGCCACATACGCGACTTGGAAGTTGAGTGGACCGAGGAAACCATCCAGCGGATCACCGCCGAGAACACCAACCTCAAAAAGCGCGTCCGCCAGCTCACCACCGACAACCGCACCCTCGACGAACGACTCAAGGCCGCTCGCTCGAACCTACGCTTCCAGGACCGGCGCGTCGCCGACCTCGAAGCGTGCATCGCCGATCTAGGGCCACCAACTGTGATCGACTCCCGAACACCGCCCGGATAG